In the Streptomyces fradiae ATCC 10745 = DSM 40063 genome, CGGCGGCCCGGGGCCGCGGACTCGCTGCTGCCCGGCCGCGTCCTGTCCGCGCGCGACCTCGCCGCGCTGGCCGCGCTCACGGCCAGGGACGCCCTCCTCCCCGCCGGCCTGCTCAAGCGCGCACCGGACCGGACCACGGCCGCCGCCCTCGCGCGCGCCGGGGTGTCGTCCGACGCGGTCGACCGCCTCCTGCGGCCCTTCCTGGCCGGGGTCTTCCTGGAGGACCGGCTGGAGACCTCCGCCCGCTTCTTCCACCTGGTCTGGCGCAGCATGGTCAGGGGGACGCTCTGCCTGCCCGCCGCCGGAGTGGGCGCCGTGCCCGCCCAGCTCGCCGGGCGCCTCCCCGTGGGCGTCCTGCGGCTGGAGACGCCCGTCGACGCGCTCACCGCCGACGGGGTCCTCCTCGCGGACGGCGCCGAACTGCCCGCCCGCACCGTGGTGGTGGCCACCGACGCGGTCACGGCGGCCCGCCTGCTCCCGGGCCTGGCCGTCCCCGGCGGACGGACCGTCACCACCTACTACCACGCGGCCGAACGCCCGCCGCTGCACGAGCCGACCCTGGTGGTGGACGGCTCCGGCGCAGTCCTCAACACCTGCGTCCTCGACCAGGCGGCGCCCACGTACGCGCCGCCGGGCACCGCGCTGGTCTCCACCTCCGTGCTCGGCCCGGACCGGCCGGGCGCGGCCGAGGCGGTGACGCGGCGCCTGGCCGAGCTGTACGGCACCGACACGAGCGGCTGGCGGCAGGTCGCGGCGTACACCGTCGAAGGGGCCCTGCCCGCCATGGTGCCGCCGTGGCCGCTGAGCCGTACCACCCGGGTCGCGGCGGGCAGGTACGTCTGCGGGGACCACCGCGCGACCGGCAGCGTCCAGGGCGCGCTGGCCTCGGGCACCCGCGCGGCCCGCGAGGTCCTCGCCGCCCCGGCGCCCCGGTGACGGCCCGCCCGTGCGCGCCCCGGCGCCCGCGGTCGGGTGCCCGGGCCGCGCCCCGAGCTGGAGCGACGGCGCGGGGCCGCGCCCTTCCGGCCGTCACGGCGGTGCCCCGCCCCGGCCGCGCCGGTCCGCTCGCTCCGACGGCCGGACTGCGACCCGCCGGTCCGCACACCTCGGCGCGGCCGTGGGGAACGTGCCGGTCCGCGGGCCCCGGTGCGGCTGCGGTGACCGGTCCGCCGGTGCGTCCCGACGCCGGGGCCGCCCGCCGGCCCGTGCGCTCCGGCGTGCATGGGGGATCGCACCCGCTCGTACGGCCCGACGGCGGGGCCCTGCCGCCGGGCCGCGCGCCCCGGCGCCCCGGTGACGGCCCGCTCCGGCGCTCCGTCCGGCGCCAGGGCCCCCTCCGCCCGTGCGCGCCCCCGCGACCGGGCCCCGGTACGCCGGTCCGCGCCGCCCCGCGTCCGGGTGACGGCCGCCGCCCGGCGCGAGCCGCATCCGCGGACGCCCCGCACCCGGAACACACCATGGAAGCCAGGCGACCCGCCTGTGCGGACGACCACCCCCGACCGCTGGAGCGGACAGTGAGACTCGACGGCGCACGCGTGCTGGTGGCCGGAGCCACCGGCGTCCTCGGCGGTGCCCTCACCGCCGAGCTGGCCGGCCGGGGGGCGCGTCCCGCGCTCGCCGGACGCGACCCGGCCCGCCTCGCCCGCGCGGCCGAGGCCCATCCGGGCGCCCCGACCGCCGTGTTCGACGCGTACGACCCGGCCTCCTGCGCCCGCGCCGTCCACGACGCGGCGGCGGCGCTGGGCGGGCTGGACGCCGTGGTGACCGCCTTCGGGACGGTGGCGTTCGGCCGGGCCGCGGAGGTCGGCGACGAGGTCGCCGAGCACCTGTCGGCGGTCAACGCCCTCGCGCCCGCCGCCTTCCTCCGCGCCGCCCTCACCGTCATGGGCCCCGGTTCCGTCATCGCCGCCTTCACCGGCGTGGTCGCGGAGCACCCGCAGGCGGGCATGGCCGACTACAGCGCCTCCAAGGCCGCGCTGAGCGCCTGGCTGCGCGCGGTCCGCCGGGAGGCGCGCGGCAGCGGCATCCGCGTCCTGGAGGCCAGGCCCGGACACCTGGAGACCGGCTTCGCCGACCGCCCCGTCGCGGGCACGGCCCCGCCGCTCCCGCCCGGCGGCGACCCCCGCCGCGTGGTGGCGGCCCTCGCCGACGCCATGGAGGCAGACGCCGAACTGCTGCGCACCGCCCCGGACGGGACGCCCGTCGTCGAACGGCGCGCCCGGTGAGCCGCGACACCGCCGCCACGGCCGCCGACGTGGTCATCATCGGCGCCGGCGCGGCCGGACTCAGCCTCGCCCACCGGCTCGCGTCCCCCGCCGCCCCCACCGTCACCCTCGTGGAACCCCCCGACGGCCCGCTGCGCCCCGCCGAGCGCACCTGGTGCTACTGGGACCGCGGCGCCGGGGAGCTCGACGAGGCGGTCAGCGCCTCCTGGTCCCGGCTGCGCGTACACGGCGCCGACGGCCGCTCCGTCACCGTGGACCCGGCGCCGCTGACCTACCGCATGCTCCGCTCCGCCGACTTCGAGCGGCTGGTCCACACCCGGCTCGCCCGCTCCCCGAACGTCACCGTGCTGCGGGCCACCGCGCACACCGTGCGGGACACGGCCGGCGGCGCGGAGGTGCGCTGCACCGGTCCCGGCGGCCGGACGCTGGCCCTGCGCGCCCGCCACGTCTTCGACTCCCGCCCGCCGCGCGCCCTGCCCCCCGCCCGCACCCGCCTGCTCCAGCACTTCCGCGGCTGGTTCGTGCGCACCGCGACCGACCGGTTCGACCCGGCCGTCGCCGACCTGATGGACTTCCGGGTGCCGCAGCCGCGCCACGGGCTCGCCTTCGGCTACGTCCTGCCCCTGGCGCCGGACCGGGCCCTCGTCGAGTACACCCAGTTCTCCCGCACCCCGCTGACCACCGAGGCGTACGAGGCGGCGCTGGCCGGCTACTGCCGCGACGTCCTGCGGCTCGGCGCGTACACGGTCGAGTCGGCCGAGCAGGGCGTCATCCCCATGACCGACGGGCGCTTCCCGCGCCGCACCGGGGCCGCGGTCTTCCGCATCGGGACCGCGGGCGGCGCCTCCCGCCCGGCCACCGGGTACACCTTCGCCGCCGTGCAGCGGCAGAGCCGGGCCATCGCCGCCGCCCTGCGCGCCGGCCGCGCGGCCGTGCCCCCGCCCCACGGCCGGCGCGCCGCGGCCATGGACGCCGTGCTGCTGCGGGCCCTGGACACCGGGCGGATCGACGGCCCGGAATTCTTCACCGGGCTGTTCCGCCGCGTCCCGCCGGAGCGGCTGCTGCGCTTCCTCGACGGCGGCACGTCCCCCGCGGAGGAGTGGGGCGTCGGCCTGCGCACCCCCGTCGGGCCCATGCTCCGCACCGCGCTCGAACTGCCCTTCCTGCCCCGCCGCCCGGCACCCGCCGGCCCACCCACCGGAGAGAAGCACCGATGACACTCCTGCGCGACCACGACCTGGCACGCGCCTTCGACCACGCCTCCGACACCTACGACCGCCTCACCGCCCTGAACCCCGGCTACCGCGCCGACCTCCAGCGCTCGGCGCGCCGCCTCCTGCCGTCCGGTGACGGGGCCGGGCTCCACGTCCTGGACCTCGGCTGCGGCACCGGCGCCTCCACCGAGGCACTGCTGCGGGTCGCGCCCCGCGCCCGGATCACCGCGGTCGACGCCTCGGCGGGGATGCTGCGGCAGGCCCTGGCCAAGCCCTGGCCGCGGAACGTACGCTTCCGGCACCTGTCCGCCGAGCGCGCGGCGAGGGCGGGGGAGGGGCCGTACGACGCGGTGTTCGCCGCCTACCTCTTCCGCAACGTCGCCGACCCGGACGGCGTCCTCGGCACCGTCCGCTCGCTGCTGCGGCCCGGCGGCCGGCTCGCCGTCCACGAGTACAGCCTCAGCGGCTCCGCCCTCCACCGCGCCCTGTGGACGGCCGTCTGCCGCGCCGTGGTCGTCCCCGCGGGCACGCTCACCGGCGACGGGGCCCTCTACCGGCACCTGTGGCGCAGCGTCCTCGACTTCGACACCGCACCCGAGTTCACCGCGCGCTTGGCGGGCGCGGGCTTCACCGGCGCACGCGCCCTGCCCGTGGCCGGCTGGCAGACCGGGATCACCCACACCTTCCTCGCCCGCCGCGCCGCCGTCGCCGAGCGCGGCGCCGCCGCCGGCGGAGCCGGTGGCGTCGGGGGCGGCACGGCCGCGGACGGTGCCGCGGCCGCCGGGGGCACCGAGGGTGCCGCGACCGCCGGGGGCGCCCGGTGAGCGCCGCCCGGCAGGCGGCCCGGCGGGGCCGCGACCGCAGAGCCGAGATCATCATGCCGCCGCCGGGGCGGGACCGCTTCGCCCCCGGCGACACGCCCCGCGTCGCCGTGGCCGGCGGGGGCATCGCCGGTCTGGCCGCCGCCGTCCTGCTCGCCGAGCGCGGCGCCCGCGTCACCCTCTACGAACGCGAGGAGGCGCTCGGCGGACGGCTCGCCGGCTGGCGCACGCGCCTCGCCGACGGCTCCCCCGTGACCATGAGCCGGGGCTTCCACGCCTTCTTCCGCCAGTACTACAACCTGCGCGGCCTGCTGCGGCGGACCGACCCCGGACTCGACCGCCTCCGCCCCCTGCCGGACTACCCGCTCCGGCACAGCGGCGGACTCACCGACAGCTTCGCCCGCGTCCCGCGCACACCACCGCTCAGCGCGCTCGGCTTCGTCGCCCTCAGCCCCACCTTCGGCTGGCGCGACCTCGCCCGCATGGACGCCCGCGCGGCGCTGCCGCTCCTCGACGTCCGCGTGCCCGAGGTCTACGAGCGCTTCGACGGCGTGGGCGCCACCGCGTTCCTGGAGCGCGTCCGCTTCCCCGAGGCCGCGCACCACCTGGCCTTCGAGGTGTTCTCGCGCAGCTTCTTCGCCGACCCGCGCGAACTGTCCGCCGCCGAACTGCTCCTGATGTTCCACATCTACTTCCTGGGCTCCGCCGAGGGCCTGCTCTTCGACGTGCCGGACGAGCCCTACCCGCAGGCCCTGTGGGACCCGCTGGGCGACTACCTCCGGCGCCTGGGCGCCGACCTGCGCACCGGCACGCCCGTGCGCGAGGTCCGCCCCGGCGCCGACGGGCGGGTACGGGTGCGGACCGACGCCGCCGAGGACCTCCACGACGCCGCGGTGCTCGCCCTCGACCCCGGAGCGCTGCGCACGGTGGTCGCCGCGTCCCCGGACCTCGGCACCCCGCAGTGGCGCGACGACGTCGCCGCCCTGTCGACCGCCCCGCCGTTCCTCGTCTCCCGGCTGTGGCTCGACCGGCCGGTCCGCGCCGACCGCCCCGGCTTCCTGGGCACCAGCGGCTACGACGGCCTGGACAACGTCAGCGTCCTCGACCGCTACGAGGGGGAGGCCGCCCGCTGGGCCGCCCGCACCGGCGGCTCCGTGGTGGAGCTGCACGCCTACGCGGTCCCCGCGGGGGAGGAGCCCAAGGAGGTGCAGGACCGGCTGCTCGACGGCCTGCGCCGCGTCTACCCCGAGACGCGCGACGCCCGGATCGTGGACGCCCGGCACGAGTGGCGCGCCGACTGCCCGTTCTTCCCGGTCGGCTCCCACGGCCGGCGGCCCGCCGTGCGGACGCCCCACCCCGGCGTGGTGCTGGCCGGCGACGCGATCCGCTGCGACCTGCCCGTGGCGCTGATGGAACGCGCCGCCACCACCGGCTTCCTGGCGGCCGGGGCCCTGCTCGCCCGGTGGGGCGTGCGCGGGCAGGTGCTCTGGACCGTGCCGCGCTCGGGCCGGTCGGCCGCCCTGCGCGCCCTCGGCGGGCTCGCCCGCCGCTGAGCCCCCGCCGCGCCGTGCCGGGACACCCGGCACGGCGCGGCACTCCTCGGACGGACCGGCCGCACCGGTCGACCGCACCGGTGGATCGGACCGGCCGCACCGGTGGATCGGACCGGTGCGGCGGGCGCACAAGCGGCGGGGGCGTACGCCTTCTCGCGCACGCCCCCGCCGTACCGCCGTACCACCACGCGGTGTCCCCGCCGCGCCGCCGCCGGCCGTCCGCGCGACCCGGACGGGGCCGCGCGGCCCGTCCGGCGGACCGCCGCGGCCCCTACCCCGGGAAGCGGCCCGTGCCGCGCAGCTCCCAGCGCCGCTCCGCGTACGCCAGGTCGTCGCGCCACAGCCGGCCCGCGGTCCGCTTCATCAGCGGGCGCAGCACGGGCGCCGCCGCCCGCGCCAGCGCGAAGCCGCGCCGGTCCGAGGCGGCGACGACCGCCTCCACGACGGCGGTCCGCGGCCGCGTCGCGGACGGGCCGGTCAGAGGCGTGGCGTGGGTCTCCACCACGGACGTGACGCCCTCGCCCTCGGTGATGCGCATGACGACCGTCCGGGGCCCGGGCGCGGTGAACTCCGCCCGCACCGGCACCACCAGACGACCGGTCACCCGGAAGGACACGTCGACCACGAACGCGTCGTCGTCCTCCTCCCCGCCGGGCGGCCGGGCCACCGTCAGGTCGACGAACGAGTACGGGTGGAACCACGAGCCGTGCCACGGGTCGAGCCGGTTGGCGACCACGTCCTCCGGCTCGCACCGCCCGACGGCGGTGAAGACGGCGTCCACACCCTCGCCCGCCCGCGGGCGGACCGGCACCGCCGGGCGCTCCGACGGCTCCTCCCCGCCGACCGCGTCCAGCCGGACCCACAGCAGGACCCCGTCGTCGTGCACCGGGTACGGGTCCCACCCGGCGAAGGGCCGGCCGTCCAGGGCCAGACCGTGCCAGTGGCACACCAGGGTCCCGCACACCACCCGGCTCTCCCGCAGGGGCGCCCCCAGGTGCGGGCAGGCGCCGGGGCCGGCGTGCGGCTCACCGGTGTCCGACCGCCACAGCACCACCTCGACCCCGCCCACCGTCCTGCCGCGCGGGGGGCCGCCGGCGCGTACGTCGCGCGAGGCGCCGACCACGTACCAGTTGCCCGTCGGCCGCGCCGACGCCCGCTTGAGCGCGTCGGCGATCAGGGACGGCCGCGCCTCCCGCCACGTCGGCGCCTGCGCCGCCCAGTCGTGCCGGGGCCGCCGCCGCAGGGGCGGCGTCCAGCCGGTCCGGTCCGCTCGGTCACTCACGTGGCAGGTCCCTTCCCCTGGAGCGCGGGTCCGCCCGTGCGGGCCGGGCCGCGTTCGGTGCCGGAGCGCCGGCGCGCCCGGGCGATCTGTACGAGCCCGGCCGCCGCGACGGCCGCCCGGCGGCGGCGCGGCACCACCGCGCGGCGGTGCAGCACCGGGTAGTCCTGCTCCGCGATCGCGTCGAGGATGCCGCCGTAGAGGGCGTAGGCGGCGCGGATGCAGGGGCGCGTGCGCGGGTCGAGCATGGCGATGCCGGGCTCGGCCGTCCGGTACACCTCCCGCGTCAGGGCCTCCGCCGCGACGAGCGCCGAGCGGACCCGGGGGTCGGCGCGGCCCGTGCGGCGGCTCCACTCCAGCAGCGGCCGGTCCACGCCGTGGGCGGCCAGCAGGTCCGCCGGCAGGTAGACGCGCCCCCGGTCCAGGTCCTCGCCCACGTCCCGCAGGAAGTTGGTCAGCTGGAACGCCACCCCGAGGGCCGCCGCGTGCGGGGCCGCCTCCTCGCGGGGGACGACCGTGCCGAGGACCGGCAGCATCTGCAGCCCGATCACCGCCGCCGAGCCGTGCATGTACGCCCGCAGGTCGGCGTAGGTCGGGTAGTCCGTGACGTGCAGGTCGCTGCGCATCGACGCCATGAAGTCGGCGAACAGCCCGTGCTCGACGGCGTACCGCTCGGCGGTGTCCGCGACGGCCCGCACCACCGGCTCGCCGCTGCGCCCGGTGCGCAGCCCGTCCGCGAGGTCGCCCTCCAGGCGCCGCAGCAGGCGGTCGCGCTCCGCGGGGGTGAGGCGCCGGTCCAGGTCGTCCACGATGTCGTCCGCCCAGCGGGCGAAGCCGTACAGCGCGTGCACCGCGGACCGGCGCTCCACCGGCAGCAGCCGGGTGGCCAGGAAGTAGCTCTTGCCGTGGCGGGCGTTGAGCCGCCGGCACTCGGCGTAGGCGGCGCGCAGGGCGGGGTCGGTGATGCCCGCGGCGTCCAGTTCACGACGGCTCATGGGCGCCTTCCGCGGTCGGTGCGACGGGCCGGGTGGTGTCGCGCGGCACGGGCCGGGGGCGCGCAGGGCGCTCGCGTCCCGCGCGCCCGCCCGGCCCGCGGGCCGCGGAGGCCCCGCCGGTCACCCGGGCGGCGGCGAGCTTGCCGCTGATGAGCACGGTCGGCACCCCGACCCCCGGCGTGGTCCCGCACCCCGCCAGGACGACGTTCTCCACCCCGCGCACCAGGTTGCGCGGGCGGAACGGGCCGGTCTGGGCGAAGGTGTGGGCCACCGAGAAGGGACCGCCCGCCGCGTGCCCCTGCGCCGCCCAGTCCAGCGGCGTCACCAGCAGCTCCTCCTCGACGCTGTCCGCGAACCCGTCCAGCCCCCGGCGCTCCAGCTCGGCGACCAGGCTGTCGCGGTAGCGCGGGCCCAGGTCGCGCCACTGCGCTCCGGACGGGCCCACGTCGGTGTTCGGGCAGGGCGCCAGGACGTAGTGCAGGTGCCTGCCGGGCGGGGCCAGGCCGGGGTCGTGCGTGGTCGGCCGGGTGATCAGCAGGGAGGGGTCGCTCATCAGCCGCCCCGAGCGGGTCAGTTCGTCGAAGGTGCGCTCCCACGCGTCGCCGAAGGACAGGGTGTGGTGGGCGAGGCCGTCCCACGTGCGGTCGGTCCCGGCGTGCAGGATCACCGCCGACGGCGAGTGCCGCAGCCGCACCGGGCGCCTGGGGGCGCGCCCGAGCAGACGGTGCGCCGTGGGCAGCTCGCAGGTCAGCACCACCGCGTCGCAGGGGATCCGCTCGCCCGACGCCAGCCGCACGGCGCGGACCCGGCCCCCCGACCGCTCCAGCGCGGTCGCCTCGGCCGACCAGCGGAACGCGGCGCCGGCCCGCTCCGCCGCGTCCGCCATCCCGCGCGGCAGCGCGTGCATGCCGCCCTGCGGGAACCACACCCCGGCCACGGTGTCCATGTACGAGATCACCGCGTACGCCGCGAGGGCCCGGGCCGGGGCGACC is a window encoding:
- a CDS encoding FAD-dependent oxidoreductase; its protein translation is MPPPGRDRFAPGDTPRVAVAGGGIAGLAAAVLLAERGARVTLYEREEALGGRLAGWRTRLADGSPVTMSRGFHAFFRQYYNLRGLLRRTDPGLDRLRPLPDYPLRHSGGLTDSFARVPRTPPLSALGFVALSPTFGWRDLARMDARAALPLLDVRVPEVYERFDGVGATAFLERVRFPEAAHHLAFEVFSRSFFADPRELSAAELLLMFHIYFLGSAEGLLFDVPDEPYPQALWDPLGDYLRRLGADLRTGTPVREVRPGADGRVRVRTDAAEDLHDAAVLALDPGALRTVVAASPDLGTPQWRDDVAALSTAPPFLVSRLWLDRPVRADRPGFLGTSGYDGLDNVSVLDRYEGEAARWAARTGGSVVELHAYAVPAGEEPKEVQDRLLDGLRRVYPETRDARIVDARHEWRADCPFFPVGSHGRRPAVRTPHPGVVLAGDAIRCDLPVALMERAATTGFLAAGALLARWGVRGQVLWTVPRSGRSAALRALGGLARR
- a CDS encoding SDR family NAD(P)-dependent oxidoreductase, which produces MEARRPACADDHPRPLERTVRLDGARVLVAGATGVLGGALTAELAGRGARPALAGRDPARLARAAEAHPGAPTAVFDAYDPASCARAVHDAAAALGGLDAVVTAFGTVAFGRAAEVGDEVAEHLSAVNALAPAAFLRAALTVMGPGSVIAAFTGVVAEHPQAGMADYSASKAALSAWLRAVRREARGSGIRVLEARPGHLETGFADRPVAGTAPPLPPGGDPRRVVAALADAMEADAELLRTAPDGTPVVERRAR
- a CDS encoding phytoene desaturase — its product is MRTLQGPTDHVVVVGAGLSGLACALHLLGAGRRVTVVERDAGPGGRAGRVRMGGYEVDTGPTVLTMPHLADEAFAAVGDSLARHVTLTPLHPAYRASFADGTSLDVHTDGDAMEDEVRRFAGPAEANGYRELRRWLERLYRAQMRRFIDTNFDSPFQLLHPDLARLAALGGFGRLDRRIGRFLADPRLRRVFSFQALYAGVAPARALAAYAVISYMDTVAGVWFPQGGMHALPRGMADAAERAGAAFRWSAEATALERSGGRVRAVRLASGERIPCDAVVLTCELPTAHRLLGRAPRRPVRLRHSPSAVILHAGTDRTWDGLAHHTLSFGDAWERTFDELTRSGRLMSDPSLLITRPTTHDPGLAPPGRHLHYVLAPCPNTDVGPSGAQWRDLGPRYRDSLVAELERRGLDGFADSVEEELLVTPLDWAAQGHAAGGPFSVAHTFAQTGPFRPRNLVRGVENVVLAGCGTTPGVGVPTVLISGKLAAARVTGGASAARGPGGRAGRERPARPRPVPRDTTRPVAPTAEGAHEPS
- a CDS encoding methyltransferase codes for the protein MTLLRDHDLARAFDHASDTYDRLTALNPGYRADLQRSARRLLPSGDGAGLHVLDLGCGTGASTEALLRVAPRARITAVDASAGMLRQALAKPWPRNVRFRHLSAERAARAGEGPYDAVFAAYLFRNVADPDGVLGTVRSLLRPGGRLAVHEYSLSGSALHRALWTAVCRAVVVPAGTLTGDGALYRHLWRSVLDFDTAPEFTARLAGAGFTGARALPVAGWQTGITHTFLARRAAVAERGAAAGGAGGVGGGTAADGAAAAGGTEGAATAGGAR
- a CDS encoding NAD(P)/FAD-dependent oxidoreductase, which translates into the protein MTSHHHAAPDTVVVGAGLAGLACALDLCRAGRRVALLEASDGVGGRMRTDRRDGFLLDRGFQVFNTSYPQVKRRIDLRSLRLRPFTPGLLVHTPAGPVRLADPTRRPGAADSLLPGRVLSARDLAALAALTARDALLPAGLLKRAPDRTTAAALARAGVSSDAVDRLLRPFLAGVFLEDRLETSARFFHLVWRSMVRGTLCLPAAGVGAVPAQLAGRLPVGVLRLETPVDALTADGVLLADGAELPARTVVVATDAVTAARLLPGLAVPGGRTVTTYYHAAERPPLHEPTLVVDGSGAVLNTCVLDQAAPTYAPPGTALVSTSVLGPDRPGAAEAVTRRLAELYGTDTSGWRQVAAYTVEGALPAMVPPWPLSRTTRVAAGRYVCGDHRATGSVQGALASGTRAAREVLAAPAPR
- a CDS encoding DUF5914 domain-containing protein — protein: MSDRADRTGWTPPLRRRPRHDWAAQAPTWREARPSLIADALKRASARPTGNWYVVGASRDVRAGGPPRGRTVGGVEVVLWRSDTGEPHAGPGACPHLGAPLRESRVVCGTLVCHWHGLALDGRPFAGWDPYPVHDDGVLLWVRLDAVGGEEPSERPAVPVRPRAGEGVDAVFTAVGRCEPEDVVANRLDPWHGSWFHPYSFVDLTVARPPGGEEDDDAFVVDVSFRVTGRLVVPVRAEFTAPGPRTVVMRITEGEGVTSVVETHATPLTGPSATRPRTAVVEAVVAASDRRGFALARAAAPVLRPLMKRTAGRLWRDDLAYAERRWELRGTGRFPG
- a CDS encoding phytoene/squalene synthase family protein → MSRRELDAAGITDPALRAAYAECRRLNARHGKSYFLATRLLPVERRSAVHALYGFARWADDIVDDLDRRLTPAERDRLLRRLEGDLADGLRTGRSGEPVVRAVADTAERYAVEHGLFADFMASMRSDLHVTDYPTYADLRAYMHGSAAVIGLQMLPVLGTVVPREEAAPHAAALGVAFQLTNFLRDVGEDLDRGRVYLPADLLAAHGVDRPLLEWSRRTGRADPRVRSALVAAEALTREVYRTAEPGIAMLDPRTRPCIRAAYALYGGILDAIAEQDYPVLHRRAVVPRRRRAAVAAAGLVQIARARRRSGTERGPARTGGPALQGKGPAT
- a CDS encoding lycopene cyclase family protein, producing MSRDTAATAADVVIIGAGAAGLSLAHRLASPAAPTVTLVEPPDGPLRPAERTWCYWDRGAGELDEAVSASWSRLRVHGADGRSVTVDPAPLTYRMLRSADFERLVHTRLARSPNVTVLRATAHTVRDTAGGAEVRCTGPGGRTLALRARHVFDSRPPRALPPARTRLLQHFRGWFVRTATDRFDPAVADLMDFRVPQPRHGLAFGYVLPLAPDRALVEYTQFSRTPLTTEAYEAALAGYCRDVLRLGAYTVESAEQGVIPMTDGRFPRRTGAAVFRIGTAGGASRPATGYTFAAVQRQSRAIAAALRAGRAAVPPPHGRRAAAMDAVLLRALDTGRIDGPEFFTGLFRRVPPERLLRFLDGGTSPAEEWGVGLRTPVGPMLRTALELPFLPRRPAPAGPPTGEKHR